A genomic stretch from uncultured Cohaesibacter sp. includes:
- a CDS encoding diguanylate cyclase, whose product MAKHALIFTSADLGLDTPPWADILTQLNFAVWSHYAYSDEELDPVSQGVGILLLDLFDAKSEDIPALVARADELHKAFGFADARVPMVAIADASISLTEEQMTLFADVLKPPLTQDLIANRLTSLMRLATMRREAERRSLTFKRFGVGLPVVPPPRDLDKQSLLYIGAGAAFLPVQMALPESVETVAALTPSMAMHYLEMKPFDALVVELSDYNEHLVEFISDLRRNPTYFSFPIILVCHKRAVQDGLAGLAAGANDIVSFPFSERFFENRFDILVREERYRRQLRKIFSEARLLMPTDEVTRLYSEEFLKSHLDVLREEDAGATVTFVGFDISFDHVHEKRGGKRLPPALLAKVTRLIASLMRAEDLLARLENGFVVAFFPDTDLYEARMALQRIRSIVQLSPFVEHSSTRAVHVTLDFSLHYCDTRSPEYDVERILKDLFENPVVRF is encoded by the coding sequence ATGGCCAAGCATGCTCTCATTTTTACGTCCGCTGATCTTGGCCTTGATACGCCTCCTTGGGCTGACATCCTCACTCAACTCAATTTTGCTGTCTGGTCTCACTATGCCTATTCGGATGAAGAGCTGGACCCGGTTTCGCAAGGGGTTGGCATCCTCCTGTTGGATTTGTTCGATGCCAAAAGCGAGGATATCCCCGCTTTGGTGGCGCGGGCAGACGAGTTGCACAAGGCGTTCGGCTTTGCTGATGCGCGGGTGCCTATGGTGGCGATTGCAGATGCGTCCATCAGCCTGACAGAAGAACAGATGACGCTTTTTGCGGATGTTCTAAAGCCGCCTTTGACGCAGGATCTGATTGCGAATCGCCTGACATCCCTCATGCGACTGGCAACCATGCGGCGGGAAGCCGAGAGGCGGTCGCTCACATTCAAGCGCTTTGGTGTGGGATTGCCTGTGGTGCCACCACCGCGGGATCTTGATAAGCAGAGTTTGCTTTATATTGGCGCCGGTGCCGCTTTCTTGCCGGTTCAAATGGCGCTGCCCGAGTCGGTGGAAACCGTGGCCGCTCTCACTCCCTCCATGGCGATGCATTATCTGGAAATGAAGCCGTTTGATGCGCTTGTGGTGGAACTGAGCGACTATAATGAACATCTGGTCGAGTTCATTTCCGATCTTCGGCGCAATCCGACCTATTTCTCATTTCCTATCATTCTGGTCTGCCACAAGAGAGCCGTTCAGGATGGATTGGCCGGGCTTGCCGCCGGGGCGAATGATATCGTGTCCTTCCCCTTTTCCGAACGCTTTTTTGAAAACCGTTTTGACATTCTCGTACGCGAAGAGCGGTATCGGCGGCAGTTGCGCAAGATCTTCTCAGAGGCGCGGCTGTTGATGCCGACTGACGAGGTAACAAGACTTTATTCGGAAGAGTTTCTCAAATCTCATTTGGATGTCTTGAGGGAGGAAGATGCGGGTGCGACGGTGACATTTGTCGGCTTTGATATTTCCTTCGATCATGTGCATGAAAAAAGAGGCGGAAAGAGGCTGCCCCCTGCTCTGCTGGCCAAGGTGACGCGGCTCATCGCATCTTTGATGCGAGCTGAAGATTTGCTCGCGCGCCTTGAAAATGGCTTCGTCGTCGCCTTTTTCCCGGATACGGATCTTTATGAAGCCCGCATGGCGTTGCAGCGTATTCGCTCGATTGTTCAGCTCAGTCCGTTTGTTGAACATAGCTCTACGCGTGCGGTGCATGTCACGCTGGATTTTTCGCTGCATTATTGCGACACCCGCAGCCCGGAATATGATGTGGAACGGATTCTCAAGGACCTGTTCGAGAATCCCGTCGTGCGATTTTGA